From the Amycolatopsis thermoflava N1165 genome, one window contains:
- a CDS encoding SDR family oxidoreductase has protein sequence MSGVLVVTGGSRGIGAAVATLGAARGYDVVINYASDPAAAEEVAARVRAADRKALAVRGDVASEEDVIALFDAAAGLGPVTAVVNNAAITGNTPGRLDSQDVATVRRVLDVNVTGVFLCCREAVRRMSTRYGGAGGAVVNISSTAARTGSPGEWTHYAATKAAVETLTWGLAQEVAGEGVRVNAVAPGLVDTGLHAAAGLPDRVERLAPTIPLARPGRPEEIAEAVLWMLSPAASYAVGAILPVGGGR, from the coding sequence ATGAGCGGGGTCCTCGTCGTCACCGGCGGCAGCCGGGGCATCGGCGCGGCGGTCGCGACGCTGGGCGCCGCGCGCGGGTACGACGTGGTGATCAACTACGCGAGCGATCCGGCGGCGGCCGAGGAGGTCGCCGCCCGGGTTCGCGCCGCGGACCGGAAGGCGCTGGCCGTCCGCGGCGATGTGGCGTCCGAGGAGGACGTGATCGCGTTGTTCGACGCGGCGGCCGGGCTGGGGCCGGTCACCGCGGTGGTGAACAACGCGGCAATCACCGGCAACACGCCGGGGCGGCTGGACTCGCAGGACGTGGCGACCGTGCGCCGCGTGCTGGACGTCAACGTGACGGGCGTGTTCCTGTGCTGCCGCGAAGCAGTTCGGCGGATGTCCACTCGGTATGGCGGAGCCGGTGGCGCGGTGGTCAACATTTCGTCCACAGCCGCGCGCACCGGTTCGCCCGGCGAGTGGACGCACTACGCGGCGACGAAGGCGGCGGTCGAGACGCTGACCTGGGGCCTGGCGCAGGAGGTGGCCGGCGAGGGGGTGCGGGTCAACGCCGTGGCGCCCGGCCTGGTGGACACCGGCCTGCACGCGGCGGCCGGGCTGCCCGATCGGGTGGAACGGCTGGCGCCGACGATCCCGCTCGCGCGCCCCGGGCGGCCGGAGGAAATCGCCGAAGCGGTCCTGTGGATGCTTTCGCCCGCCGCGTCCTACGCCGTGGGCGCGATCCTGCCGGTCGGCGGCGGTCGCTGA
- a CDS encoding nucleoside/nucleotide kinase family protein, which translates to MTSPTFDELLTRAEGLVTRGRRSILGIVGAPAAGKTTLARGLADALGNRAVVVGMDGFHLAQVELQRLGRTDRKGAPDTFDAFGYVSLLRRIKETKETVYAPLFRREIEEPIAGAVCVPPEVPLVITEGNYLLVDEEPWSDVPGLLEEVWFLKPDEQERIERLVNRHRRYGRTLVEAKGRALGSDQRNADLIETTASRADLVLENLPLQNFVI; encoded by the coding sequence ATGACGAGTCCGACGTTCGACGAGCTGCTGACCAGGGCGGAGGGCCTGGTGACGCGCGGGAGGCGGTCCATCCTGGGGATCGTGGGCGCGCCCGCGGCAGGCAAGACCACCCTGGCGCGCGGGCTGGCCGACGCGCTCGGCAACCGCGCGGTCGTGGTCGGCATGGACGGGTTCCACCTGGCGCAGGTCGAGCTGCAGCGGCTGGGCCGGACCGACCGCAAGGGCGCGCCGGACACCTTCGACGCCTTCGGGTACGTGAGCCTGCTGCGCCGCATCAAGGAGACCAAGGAGACGGTGTACGCGCCGCTGTTCCGGCGCGAGATCGAGGAGCCGATCGCGGGCGCGGTGTGCGTGCCGCCGGAGGTGCCGCTGGTCATCACCGAGGGCAACTACCTGCTGGTCGACGAGGAGCCGTGGAGCGACGTGCCCGGGCTGCTCGAGGAGGTCTGGTTCCTCAAGCCCGACGAGCAGGAGCGGATCGAGCGGCTGGTCAACCGGCACCGCCGCTACGGCCGCACGCTGGTCGAGGCGAAGGGCCGGGCGCTGGGCAGTGACCAGCGCAACGCGGACCTGATCGAGACCACCGCGAGCCGGGCCGACCTGGTGCTGGAGAACCTGCCGCTGCAGAACTTCGTGATATGA
- a CDS encoding PfkB family carbohydrate kinase, whose amino-acid sequence MTVLLAGLCTVDLVQRVAELPSPGEKVQSLAVEVAAGGPATNAAVTVAALGEEAVLVTALGRHPLAALARADLAGHGVRIVDIAPEQDEPPAVSAVAVRDRDGERTVVSRNAGSNPGAMPSELPDDVRAVLVDGHLPRLALGVARWARERGVPVVLDAGSWKPVLDDLLPLVDIAACSARFRVPGPSLRERGVPTVVVTNGPRPVRWETSDDAGEIEVPRVPAVDTLGAGDVWHGALVYGVGRFGLPELIRFANEVAAEKVRHAGPRTWVPEVGKLGVR is encoded by the coding sequence GTGACCGTCCTGCTCGCGGGGCTGTGCACGGTCGATCTCGTGCAGCGGGTGGCGGAGTTGCCGTCCCCCGGCGAGAAGGTGCAGTCGCTCGCTGTCGAGGTGGCCGCGGGCGGGCCGGCGACCAACGCCGCCGTCACGGTCGCCGCCCTCGGCGAGGAGGCCGTGCTGGTCACGGCGCTGGGCAGGCACCCGCTCGCCGCGCTGGCCCGCGCCGACCTGGCCGGGCACGGCGTGCGGATCGTGGACATCGCCCCCGAGCAGGACGAACCCCCCGCGGTCAGCGCCGTCGCGGTGCGTGACCGCGACGGCGAACGGACCGTCGTCTCGCGCAACGCGGGGTCGAACCCGGGCGCCATGCCGTCCGAACTGCCGGACGACGTACGAGCCGTGCTGGTCGACGGGCACCTGCCCCGGCTGGCGCTGGGCGTGGCGCGCTGGGCGCGGGAGCGCGGCGTTCCGGTCGTGCTGGACGCGGGCAGCTGGAAGCCCGTGCTGGACGACCTGCTGCCGCTGGTCGACATCGCGGCCTGTTCGGCGCGGTTCCGCGTGCCGGGGCCCAGCCTGCGGGAGCGCGGGGTGCCCACGGTGGTCGTGACGAACGGCCCCCGCCCGGTGCGCTGGGAAACGAGCGACGATGCTGGTGAGATCGAGGTGCCGCGGGTGCCCGCGGTGGACACACTGGGCGCGGGGGACGTCTGGCACGGCGCGTTGGTGTACGGCGTCGGGAGGTTCGGGCTGCCGGAACTGATCCGGTTCGCCAACGAGGTGGCCGCGGAGAAGGTGCGGCACGCGGGGCCACGGACGTGGGTCCCGGAGGTAGGGAAGTTGGGAGTGCGATGA
- a CDS encoding ATP-binding cassette domain-containing protein — translation MTPTLSARGLVKRFGRVTAIDGADFDLEPGEVLAVVGDNGAGKSSLIKALSGALVPDAGEIFVDGEPVHFRTPLDARRCGIETVYQDLALAPAQDIATNMFLGREIRRRGPLGLVRKLDTAKMRAEAQRVLDELDIKIKSITQPVETLSGGQRQGVAVARAAAFGTKAVIMDEPTAALGVAESAKVLELIDRIRQRGLPVVLISHNMPHVFEIADRIHVHRLGKRVGVVSPKTTSMNQVVGLITGALRVGADGQVEEVESAVRTGLSA, via the coding sequence ATGACCCCGACACTCTCGGCGCGCGGCCTGGTGAAGCGCTTCGGGCGGGTGACCGCGATCGACGGCGCGGACTTCGACCTCGAACCGGGCGAGGTGCTCGCCGTGGTCGGCGACAACGGCGCGGGCAAGTCGAGCCTGATCAAGGCCCTGTCCGGGGCGCTGGTGCCGGACGCGGGCGAGATCTTCGTCGATGGCGAGCCGGTGCACTTCCGGACGCCGCTGGACGCCCGGCGCTGCGGCATCGAGACCGTCTACCAGGACCTGGCGCTCGCGCCGGCGCAGGACATCGCGACCAACATGTTCCTGGGCCGGGAGATCCGCCGCCGTGGCCCGCTCGGGCTGGTCCGCAAGCTGGACACGGCGAAGATGCGCGCCGAGGCCCAGCGGGTGCTCGACGAGCTGGACATCAAGATCAAGTCGATCACGCAGCCCGTCGAGACGCTCTCCGGCGGCCAGCGGCAGGGCGTCGCGGTCGCGCGGGCCGCGGCGTTCGGGACCAAGGCCGTGATCATGGACGAGCCGACCGCCGCGCTCGGTGTCGCCGAGTCGGCGAAGGTGCTGGAGCTGATCGACCGGATCCGGCAGCGCGGCCTGCCGGTCGTGCTGATCAGCCACAACATGCCGCACGTGTTCGAGATCGCGGACCGCATCCACGTGCACCGGCTGGGCAAGCGCGTCGGCGTGGTCTCGCCGAAGACGACCAGCATGAACCAGGTCGTCGGACTGATCACCGGCGCGCTGCGCGTCGGGGCGGACGGCCAGGTCGAGGAGGTCGAGTCGGCGGTGCGGACGGGGTTGTCGGCGTGA
- a CDS encoding ABC transporter permease has translation MTASTVERRESLGEFFLRAPAIGPALALVVAVVVFSLSTSTFLELDNLSLVVEQSLVVGTLALGQTLIILTAGIDLSNAAAMVLATLLMAKLLVGGVPGGLALILGVLVTAALGLVTGSLVTRVKLPPFIVTLGLFTMLTAAAKLVADGQAVPIAPDSLLAWLGTRRYLFGGIPVTYGMTLALVMYLVLWYALTRTAWGKHVYAVGNAPEAARLSGIKVNRTIVSVYLVAGLIFGIAAWQALGRVPNADPNAYQLGNLDSITAVVLGGTSLFGGRGSVFGTMMGALIVTVLRSGLTQLGVDSLYQDVATGALVIAAVAVDRLARRQK, from the coding sequence ATGACGGCGTCCACTGTGGAGCGGCGCGAGTCGCTCGGTGAGTTCTTCCTGCGCGCCCCGGCGATCGGGCCCGCGCTCGCGCTGGTGGTCGCTGTCGTCGTGTTCTCGTTGTCCACCAGCACGTTCCTGGAGCTGGACAACCTGTCGCTGGTGGTCGAGCAGTCGCTGGTGGTCGGCACGCTCGCGCTCGGCCAGACGCTGATCATCCTCACCGCGGGCATCGACCTGTCGAACGCGGCCGCGATGGTGCTGGCGACACTGCTGATGGCGAAGCTGCTGGTCGGCGGGGTGCCCGGCGGGCTGGCGCTCATCCTTGGCGTGCTGGTCACGGCCGCGCTCGGCCTGGTCACCGGTTCGCTGGTCACCCGGGTCAAGCTGCCGCCGTTCATCGTCACGCTCGGCTTGTTCACCATGCTCACCGCGGCCGCCAAGCTGGTCGCCGACGGGCAGGCGGTGCCGATCGCGCCCGACTCGCTGCTCGCCTGGCTCGGCACCCGCCGCTACCTGTTCGGCGGCATCCCGGTCACCTACGGCATGACGCTCGCGCTGGTCATGTACCTCGTGCTCTGGTACGCGCTGACCAGGACGGCGTGGGGCAAGCACGTCTACGCCGTCGGCAACGCGCCGGAAGCCGCGCGGCTGAGCGGCATCAAGGTCAACCGCACGATCGTGTCGGTGTACCTGGTCGCCGGGCTGATCTTCGGCATCGCCGCGTGGCAGGCGCTGGGCCGGGTGCCCAACGCCGACCCGAACGCCTACCAGCTCGGCAACCTCGACTCGATCACCGCGGTCGTGCTCGGCGGCACCAGCCTGTTCGGCGGACGCGGATCGGTGTTCGGGACGATGATGGGTGCGTTGATCGTGACGGTGCTGCGCTCCGGGCTGACCCAGCTCGGCGTCGACTCGCTCTACCAGGACGTCGCCACCGGTGCGCTGGTGATCGCCGCGGTGGCCGTGGACCGGCTGGCCAGGAGGCAGAAATGA
- a CDS encoding substrate-binding domain-containing protein — translation MRQRSLLCLVTAGLLAVSGCTVERHWGGSSAPAGSGQAKVGLVTKTETNPYFVELRNAASAAAQAQGAEFMALAGQFDGDNDGQVRAIENMVQQGVTTILITPNSSTGVLAAIARARQAGVMVIALDTATDPADAVDATYATDNVAAGRQQGAYVKAALGGAAPKVIMIDGTAGSTVDTYRHNGFLEGIGLRDGDPAIVGRDNANGDQSIAQQKMENLLQRSTDLNAVYTMNEPTARGAYAALQARGLRILMGSIDGGCQGVQNVRDGQYAATVMQFPRKMAEEGVAAAVRYAKTGQKPSGFIDTGSVVITDRPMPGVPSQDTTWGLQNCWGTK, via the coding sequence GTGAGACAGCGGAGTCTCCTGTGCCTCGTCACGGCCGGCTTGCTGGCCGTCAGCGGGTGCACCGTCGAACGCCACTGGGGCGGGAGTTCCGCTCCGGCGGGCAGCGGCCAGGCCAAGGTCGGCCTGGTGACGAAGACCGAAACGAACCCGTACTTCGTGGAGCTGCGCAACGCGGCGAGCGCCGCCGCGCAGGCCCAGGGCGCCGAGTTCATGGCGCTGGCCGGGCAGTTCGACGGCGACAACGACGGCCAGGTCCGGGCCATCGAGAACATGGTCCAGCAGGGCGTCACCACCATCCTGATCACCCCGAACTCCTCGACCGGCGTGCTCGCCGCCATCGCGCGGGCCCGGCAGGCCGGGGTCATGGTGATCGCGCTGGACACCGCGACGGACCCGGCCGACGCGGTCGACGCCACCTACGCGACGGACAACGTCGCGGCCGGGCGGCAGCAGGGCGCCTACGTCAAGGCCGCGCTCGGCGGCGCCGCCCCGAAGGTGATCATGATCGACGGCACCGCGGGCAGCACGGTGGACACCTACCGGCACAACGGTTTCCTGGAGGGCATCGGCCTGCGAGACGGCGACCCGGCGATCGTCGGCAGGGACAACGCCAACGGCGACCAGTCCATCGCGCAGCAGAAGATGGAGAACCTGCTCCAGCGCAGCACCGACCTCAACGCCGTCTACACGATGAACGAGCCGACCGCGCGCGGCGCGTACGCCGCGCTGCAGGCCCGCGGCCTGCGGATCCTCATGGGCTCCATCGACGGCGGCTGCCAGGGCGTGCAGAACGTGCGCGACGGCCAGTACGCGGCGACGGTCATGCAGTTCCCGCGCAAGATGGCCGAAGAAGGCGTCGCCGCGGCCGTGCGGTACGCGAAGACCGGCCAGAAGCCGAGCGGGTTCATCGACACCGGCTCCGTCGTGATCACCGACCGCCCGATGCCCGGCGTGCCCAGCCAGGACACGACGTGGGGCCTGCAGAACTGCTGGGGGACGAAATGA
- a CDS encoding LacI family DNA-binding transcriptional regulator — translation MPSRPTQKDVADLAGVSITTVSHVVNGTRAVAPETKAAVLRAIEETGYTGDAIARSLVTGGTRQIGVAISLLANPYFAALMQAIEREAAAAGYTVLLADTHDTVKTEQETVRTLRSRRVEGMLLTPAAGDGRVISELVSLGLPTVLIDRLTMRTDVDQVGSENIQSTSALTEHLAALGHRRIGFVSGMPGLTTSEERTLGYRLGLGRGGLSWNPELVVSGYSSREGGAAATAKLLALPDRPTALVVANDSMMVGVLHEVRRQGLRAGADLALAGFDDVEWSDLVEPPLTTMAQPIEEIGRRAVRLLLARIKDPDRPHETVRLPPRLMHRASCGCGH, via the coding sequence ATGCCGTCCAGGCCCACCCAGAAGGACGTCGCCGATCTGGCGGGCGTCTCGATCACCACCGTCTCACACGTGGTGAACGGGACCCGCGCGGTGGCCCCGGAAACCAAGGCCGCGGTGCTGCGCGCCATCGAGGAGACCGGCTACACCGGCGACGCGATCGCCCGTTCGCTGGTCACCGGCGGCACGCGGCAGATCGGCGTCGCGATCTCGCTGCTGGCCAACCCGTACTTCGCGGCGCTGATGCAGGCGATCGAACGCGAGGCCGCCGCGGCCGGGTACACGGTGCTGCTCGCCGACACCCACGACACCGTGAAGACCGAGCAGGAGACGGTCCGGACGCTGCGGTCCCGGCGGGTCGAGGGCATGCTGCTGACCCCCGCCGCAGGCGACGGCCGCGTGATCAGCGAGCTGGTGTCGCTCGGGCTGCCGACCGTGCTGATCGACCGGCTGACCATGCGGACCGACGTGGACCAGGTCGGGTCGGAGAACATCCAGTCCACGTCCGCGCTGACCGAGCACCTGGCCGCGCTGGGGCACCGGCGGATCGGGTTTGTCAGCGGGATGCCCGGGCTGACCACGTCGGAGGAGCGGACGCTCGGATACCGGCTGGGCCTCGGGCGCGGTGGGTTGTCGTGGAACCCGGAGCTGGTGGTGTCCGGGTACTCCTCGCGCGAGGGCGGCGCGGCGGCGACCGCGAAACTGCTCGCGTTGCCGGACCGGCCGACCGCGCTGGTGGTGGCCAACGACTCGATGATGGTCGGGGTGCTGCACGAGGTCCGCCGCCAGGGGTTGCGCGCCGGTGCGGACCTGGCGCTGGCCGGCTTCGACGACGTCGAGTGGTCGGATCTGGTGGAGCCGCCGCTGACCACGATGGCGCAGCCGATCGAGGAGATCGGCCGCCGTGCGGTGCGGTTGCTGCTGGCCCGGATCAAGGACCCGGACCGGCCACACGAGACGGTCCGCCTGCCGCCGCGCCTGATGCACCGCGCCTCCTGCGGCTGCGGCCACTAG
- a CDS encoding glycoside hydrolase family 76 protein: MHSDWAAAAERAIVTRHLRRVWGLPGTLLARSGWPAAPGHRLHVHWNYWWQAHLLDCLTDAQLRDPTPARAAAIDRFVSSMRLRNRGSWRNDYYDDLAWLGLALQRTGRDVGFFLGELRSGWTTEGGGGIWWRRGDRFKNAPSNGPAAILFARAGDVERARELLDWMEKTLVDADTGLVWDGLRVDSGDLVQEIYTYCQGVFLGACLEMSELDQAARTIRAVAANCAPGGVLRGQGGGDGGLFAGILARYLALAVHRLPPGPEPDAARDLVLASAEAAWTGAADAYGGPLFSPEWSEPAPTPPLPKDHPARDLSVQLGAWMLLEAAATL; encoded by the coding sequence ATGCACAGCGACTGGGCCGCCGCCGCGGAACGGGCGATCGTCACCCGGCACCTGCGCCGGGTCTGGGGACTGCCGGGCACGCTGCTCGCCCGGAGCGGCTGGCCTGCGGCCCCAGGTCACCGGCTGCACGTGCACTGGAACTACTGGTGGCAGGCTCACCTGCTGGACTGCCTGACCGACGCGCAACTGCGGGACCCGACGCCGGCCAGGGCGGCGGCGATCGACCGGTTCGTGTCGTCGATGCGGCTGCGGAACCGGGGCAGCTGGCGCAACGACTACTACGACGACCTGGCGTGGCTGGGGCTCGCGCTGCAGCGCACCGGCCGGGACGTGGGCTTCTTCCTCGGCGAGCTGCGGTCCGGCTGGACGACGGAGGGCGGCGGCGGCATCTGGTGGCGGCGCGGCGACCGGTTCAAGAACGCGCCGTCGAACGGCCCGGCGGCGATCCTGTTCGCCAGGGCCGGTGACGTGGAGCGGGCGCGGGAACTGCTGGACTGGATGGAGAAGACGCTCGTCGACGCCGACACCGGGCTGGTGTGGGACGGGCTGCGGGTGGACAGCGGCGACCTGGTGCAGGAGATTTACACGTACTGCCAAGGGGTTTTCCTCGGCGCGTGCCTGGAAATGTCCGAACTGGACCAGGCGGCGCGCACGATCCGGGCGGTGGCCGCGAATTGCGCGCCGGGCGGCGTGCTGCGCGGCCAGGGCGGCGGCGACGGCGGGCTGTTCGCGGGAATCCTGGCGCGGTACCTGGCGCTGGCCGTGCACCGGTTACCGCCGGGCCCGGAGCCGGACGCGGCGCGCGACCTGGTGCTCGCCTCAGCGGAGGCGGCGTGGACCGGAGCCGCCGACGCCTACGGCGGCCCGCTGTTCAGTCCGGAGTGGAGCGAGCCGGCCCCCACCCCGCCCCTGCCGAAGGACCACCCCGCGCGGGACCTCTCGGTGCAGCTGGGCGCCTGGATGCTCCTGGAAGCGGCGGCAACGCTCTAG
- a CDS encoding molybdopterin-dependent oxidoreductase, translating to MTTAHVTCPLCEATCGLTVTFDGSQVTEVRGDAEDVFSGGFICPKGASLGALHHDPDRLRTPLVKRDGKHVPVSWDEAFAEIDTRLLPIMEAHGRDAVAVYAGNPSVHNLSTSLYGRVFFKALGTKNFYTAGSVDQLPKHYSSGYLFGDGMTIPVPDVDRTQHLLVLGANPLVSNGSLMTAPDMRGRLRAIRERGGKVVVVDPRRTRTAQVADEHHTIRPGTDALLLFALVNVLFAENLTDLGHLAGHVTGVADVGELSRDFTPEAVAPVTGIPAGEIRRMARELAAAESAAVYGRIGTTTQAFGTLASWLVDVLNVLTGNLDRPGGVMFPLAAAGQANSAPGKRRPFRHGRWRTRVRGLPEVLGEVPVATLADEILTPGDGQVRALITVSGNPCLSTPNAGRLAEALARLDFMVSLDIYRNETTRHADVILPGPTPLEREHYDVALYQLAVRNVANWTPAALTSDLPPEWATMLRLTSIVTGQGPDPDIEALDAFVAGQIAQRAGLDPAVAGDRRGPARLIDLMLRAGPYDLTLADLEAAPHGVDLGPLRPRLPEILSTASGKVELAPEAITADVPRLAAELAHVPDGELVLIGRRQLSSNNSWMHNLEPLVRGKNRCTVQVHPADAERLGLADGEPALVSSKAGKIEVPVEITEEIRPGVVSIPHGWGHGGPGTQTAVAAAHAGVNSNLVADETLLDALSGTAVLNGIPVEVTPTRPPTGPRAA from the coding sequence ATGACAACGGCGCATGTCACATGTCCGCTCTGCGAGGCCACCTGCGGCCTGACGGTCACCTTCGACGGCAGCCAGGTCACCGAGGTGCGCGGGGACGCCGAGGACGTCTTCTCCGGCGGCTTCATCTGCCCCAAGGGCGCGTCGCTGGGCGCGCTGCACCACGACCCCGACCGCCTGCGCACCCCGCTCGTCAAGCGCGACGGCAAGCACGTCCCGGTTTCCTGGGACGAGGCGTTCGCCGAGATCGACACCCGCCTGCTGCCGATCATGGAGGCGCACGGCCGCGACGCCGTCGCCGTGTACGCGGGCAACCCGAGCGTGCACAACCTGTCGACTTCGCTCTACGGCCGCGTCTTCTTCAAGGCGCTGGGCACCAAGAACTTCTACACCGCGGGCAGCGTCGACCAGCTGCCCAAGCACTACTCCAGCGGCTACCTGTTCGGCGACGGCATGACGATCCCGGTGCCGGACGTCGACCGCACCCAGCACCTGCTGGTGCTCGGCGCGAACCCGCTGGTCTCTAACGGCAGCCTGATGACCGCGCCGGACATGCGCGGCCGGCTCAGGGCGATCCGCGAGCGCGGCGGCAAGGTGGTCGTGGTCGACCCGCGCCGGACCCGCACCGCGCAGGTCGCCGACGAGCACCACACGATTCGCCCTGGCACCGACGCGCTCCTGCTGTTCGCGCTGGTCAACGTCCTGTTCGCGGAGAATCTGACCGACCTGGGTCACCTCGCCGGGCACGTCACGGGTGTCGCGGACGTCGGCGAACTGTCCCGTGACTTCACCCCCGAAGCGGTCGCGCCGGTCACCGGCATCCCGGCCGGCGAAATCCGCCGGATGGCCCGTGAGCTCGCCGCCGCCGAGTCCGCCGCGGTCTACGGCCGGATCGGCACCACCACGCAGGCGTTCGGCACCCTCGCCAGCTGGCTGGTCGACGTGCTCAACGTCCTCACCGGCAACCTGGACCGCCCCGGCGGCGTGATGTTCCCGCTCGCCGCCGCGGGACAAGCGAACAGCGCGCCCGGCAAGCGCAGGCCGTTCCGGCACGGCCGCTGGCGGACCCGGGTGCGGGGGCTGCCGGAGGTGCTGGGCGAGGTGCCGGTCGCGACGCTGGCCGACGAGATCCTCACGCCAGGCGACGGCCAGGTCCGCGCGCTGATCACGGTCAGCGGCAACCCGTGCCTGAGCACCCCGAACGCCGGACGGCTCGCGGAAGCCCTGGCGCGGCTGGACTTCATGGTGTCGCTGGACATCTACCGCAACGAGACGACCCGGCACGCCGACGTGATCCTGCCCGGCCCCACCCCGCTGGAACGGGAGCACTACGACGTCGCGCTGTACCAGCTGGCCGTGCGCAACGTGGCGAACTGGACCCCGGCCGCGCTGACGAGCGACCTGCCGCCGGAGTGGGCGACCATGCTGCGGCTCACCAGCATCGTCACCGGGCAGGGCCCGGATCCGGACATCGAAGCGCTGGACGCGTTCGTGGCGGGCCAGATCGCGCAGCGCGCCGGGCTCGACCCGGCCGTCGCGGGGGACCGCCGCGGGCCGGCGCGGCTGATCGACCTGATGCTGCGCGCCGGGCCGTACGACCTGACCCTGGCGGACCTCGAAGCCGCCCCGCACGGCGTGGACCTCGGGCCGCTTCGCCCACGCCTGCCGGAGATCCTGTCGACCGCGAGCGGGAAGGTCGAGCTGGCGCCGGAGGCCATCACCGCCGACGTGCCGCGCCTTGCCGCGGAGCTCGCGCACGTGCCGGACGGCGAGCTGGTGCTCATCGGGCGACGGCAGCTGTCGTCGAACAACTCGTGGATGCACAACCTGGAACCGTTGGTGCGCGGCAAGAACCGGTGCACCGTGCAGGTCCACCCGGCCGACGCGGAGCGGCTCGGACTGGCCGACGGGGAACCGGCGCTGGTCAGCTCCAAGGCAGGCAAGATCGAGGTGCCGGTCGAGATCACCGAGGAGATCCGGCCCGGCGTGGTCAGCATCCCGCACGGCTGGGGCCACGGCGGGCCGGGCACGCAGACCGCGGTCGCCGCGGCGCACGCGGGCGTGAACAGCAACCTGGTGGCCGACGAGACCCTGCTGGACGCGCTGTCCGGAACCGCTGTGCTGAACGGGATCCCGGTCGAGGTGACGCCTACCAGGCCGCCGACAGGTCCGCGTGCTGCCTGA
- a CDS encoding TrmH family RNA methyltransferase, whose translation MSEETGPTEWTAREPVGVGPWEGEWPTGAHYDPELLAEGDRRNVVDAYRYWRREAIVADIDRRRHPFHVAIENFQHDHNIGTVVRTANAFAAAAVHIVGRRRWNRRGAMVTDRYQHLEHHPDVPSLLTYARDRGLAIVAVDNTPGSQRVETAELPRECVLLFGQEGPGLSAEAHDAAAMVVSIAQFGSTRSINAGVAAGIVMHAWIRQHADLSAAW comes from the coding sequence ATGAGCGAGGAGACCGGCCCGACCGAGTGGACCGCACGCGAACCGGTCGGCGTCGGCCCGTGGGAGGGCGAGTGGCCCACCGGTGCGCACTACGACCCGGAGCTGCTGGCCGAGGGCGACCGCCGCAACGTCGTGGACGCCTACCGGTACTGGCGGCGCGAGGCGATCGTCGCCGACATCGACCGCCGACGGCACCCGTTCCACGTCGCGATCGAGAACTTCCAGCACGACCACAACATCGGCACCGTGGTGCGCACCGCGAACGCCTTCGCCGCGGCCGCCGTGCACATCGTCGGGCGGCGGCGCTGGAACCGGCGCGGCGCGATGGTCACCGACCGGTACCAGCACCTCGAGCACCACCCGGACGTGCCGTCACTGCTGACCTACGCGCGCGACCGCGGCCTGGCGATCGTCGCCGTGGACAACACCCCCGGCTCGCAGCGCGTGGAAACCGCCGAGCTGCCACGGGAATGCGTGCTGCTGTTCGGCCAGGAAGGCCCCGGCCTGTCCGCCGAGGCGCACGACGCGGCGGCGATGGTCGTGTCGATCGCGCAGTTCGGGTCGACCCGCTCGATCAACGCCGGGGTCGCCGCCGGCATCGTGATGCACGCCTGGATCAGGCAGCACGCGGACCTGTCGGCGGCCTGGTAG
- a CDS encoding DUF2784 domain-containing protein → MAGVLADITVGLHILALLYIGLGGFLAWRWPRSIFVHVFFAIWGVAVNVFPIPCPLTALEDYFRGLQGLGPLPGGFNAYYIYDTVFPRSMLPVVAAVALALVVFSYAGAYLRWKHREHPSPHAMPQA, encoded by the coding sequence ATCGCGGGAGTTCTGGCCGACATAACGGTCGGATTACACATTCTGGCTCTGCTTTACATCGGCCTCGGCGGGTTTCTCGCATGGCGGTGGCCGCGCAGCATTTTCGTGCACGTGTTCTTCGCCATCTGGGGTGTGGCGGTCAACGTCTTCCCGATCCCCTGCCCGCTGACGGCGCTGGAGGACTACTTCCGCGGCCTGCAGGGCCTGGGCCCGCTGCCGGGCGGCTTCAACGCCTACTACATCTACGACACGGTGTTCCCGCGCTCGATGCTGCCGGTGGTCGCCGCGGTCGCGCTGGCGCTGGTGGTCTTCTCCTACGCGGGCGCGTACCTGCGCTGGAAGCACCGTGAGCACCCGTCGCCGCACGCGATGCCGCAGGCCTAG